The Glandiceps talaboti chromosome 9, keGlaTala1.1, whole genome shotgun sequence genome window below encodes:
- the LOC144439796 gene encoding endoplasmic reticulum membrane sensor NFE2L1-like — protein sequence MMDTDLIDVLWKQDIDMGVYREIFDGTYRQKELEKKKLLELERQKDKGDEWAGIEHMVDRETGEYIPVTSQSVAVDRPTTQNGINLDSEAIDCNLEECLQMLHEHARQQNPSTASTCSDDDIGDMDSTAPSSPVSSHDLEQQWQDIASLPELQHLNTETLDNTFATTQGVNNTYATPQGITNTYAMNATTTGDVSLQHATVTSETNNLIGLLQSSLLSPTSTFVKPGIRSPSNSLSSNFSTEFPVSGGNINVTFDVNAGNNANNDSLLVALANDAIFEEIGMMDLAMDEGLESLTQLEDLEKADDKDSAVSVNSDSHAGGLSDQNGTVSVSSVQPEGSSDDDGIDGDDLSDDMGGATSTGYLIGKKSLKRESQYERYQRYSTQPPSMEHIKHNHTYPQPNESEQKHEKKKKNGGSHPHANQPDSSKRDKRSEKLSRDEKRAKLLNIPFSTNEIIDLPVDEFNELMSKYQLTESQLAMIRDIRRRGKNKVTAQHCRKRKSDTISAIEDEVNQLTAEKKKLRKEYFMIDKECREMKDRFQCLYCEVFKSLRDESGLPYDPQQYSLQQSTDGNVFLVPNTKNTKEQKKHKW from the exons ATGATG GATACGGATTTGATTGATGTCCTTTGGAAACAAGACATTGACATGGGTGTATATCGAGAGATCTTTGATGGAACTTACCGACAGAAAGAACTGGAAAAGAAGAAGTTGTTGGAATTggaaagacagaaagacaaagGAGATGAATGGGCAGGCATAGAGCACATGGTTGATAGAGAGACAGGAGAATACATACCGGTGACATCACAGAGCGTAGCTGTAGACAGACCCACTACACAGAATGGTATTAATTTAGACTCAGAGGCTATTGACTGCAATCTAGAGGAATGCCTACAAATGTTGCATGAACACGCCAGACAACAAAACCCAAGTACTGCATCGACTTGTAGTGATGACGATATCGGGGATATGGACAGCACTGCACCCTCCTCTCCTGTATCCTCACATGACCTAGAACAACAGTGGCAAGACATCGCTAGTTTGCCCGAATTACAACATCTCAATACAGAGACACTTGATAACACATTCGCGACGACACAGGGCGTTAATAATACATACGCGACACCACAGGGCATAACAAATACATATGCCATGAACGCGACCACCACTGGTGACGTGAGTTTGCAGCATGCTACAGTAACATCAGAGACAAACAACTTAATCGGTCTGTTACAATCGTCACTTTTGTCACCAACTTCTACATTTGTCAAACCAGGCATAAGGTCACCTAGCAACAGCTTGTCCAGTAACTTCAGTACGGAATTCCCAGTCTCAGGTGGTAACATCAACGTCACTTTTGATGTTAATGCAGGTAATAATGCGAATAATGATTCACTGCTGGTAGCACTTGCTAATGATGCCATATTTGAAGAGATTGGAATGATGGACCTGGCAATGGATGAAGGCTTGGAGTCTCTAACACAATTAGAAGACTTAGAAAAAGCTGATGACAAAGACTCTGCTGTGTCAGTTAACAGTGACAGTCACGCTG GTGGCCTCAGTGACCAGAATGGGACTGTATCTGTATCATCTGTTCAACCGGAGGGaagtagtgatgatgatggaaTTGATGGTGATGATTTATCTGATGATATGGGTGGTGCTACATCAACAGGTTACCTGATAG GTAAAAAGTCACTGAAACGGGAGAGTCAGTATGAAAGGTACCAGAGATACAGTACTCAACCACCATCTATGGAACATATCAAACACAATCATACCTACCCACAGCCTAATGAATCggaacaaaaacatgaaaaaaagaaaaagaatggTGGTTCCCACCCACATGCCAATCAGCCAGACTCGTCAAAACGAGATAAGAGATCGGAGAAACTGTCCCGAGATGAGAAGCGGGCCAAGTTATTGAACATTCCATTCTCTACCaatgaaataattgatttaCCAGTGGATGAATTCAATGAACTTATGTCCAAATATCAGCTGACAGAGTCACAACTAGCGATGATCAGAGACATTAGACGCCGTGGAAAGAACAAAGTCACCGCCCAACATTGTCGTAAACGTAAATCAGACACAATTTCAGCCATTGAAGACGAAGTGAATCAGTTGACGGcagagaaaaaaaagttgagaaaaGAGTATTTTATGATTGACAAAGAATGCAGAGAAATGAAAGATAGGTTTCAATGTTTGTACTGCGAAGTATTTAAGAGTTTAAGAGACGAATCGGGACTGCCATACGATCCACAGCAATACTCACTACAACAGTCAACTGATGGGAATGTGTTCTTAGTACCAAACACTAAAAATACCAAAGAACAGAAAAAACACAAATGGTAA